The Lonsdalea populi genome window below encodes:
- a CDS encoding ABC transporter ATP-binding protein, with amino-acid sequence MTPFLHAAHLTLGYDHKIIAEDLNVTIPAHQFSVIVGPNACGKSTLLRALCRLLKPLAGEVLLDGKNIHTIPTKALARQIGLLPQHAIVPDNITVADLVARGRYPHQSLLRQWSEGDQAAVEQAMQATNVSALADCSVDELSGGQRQRVWIAMVLAQQTPLLLLDEPTTWLDIAHQIDLLDLFRELNQQRGHTLVAVLHDLNQACRYADHLIVMQSGRVMAQGAPAEIVTAELVRDVFGMTCVIIDDPVSHTPLIVPCGRYHPAPKGL; translated from the coding sequence ATGACACCGTTTTTGCATGCCGCCCACCTGACATTGGGCTACGACCATAAAATCATTGCCGAAGACCTGAATGTGACCATCCCGGCGCATCAGTTCAGCGTCATCGTCGGCCCCAACGCCTGCGGCAAATCGACGCTACTGCGCGCGCTGTGCCGATTGCTGAAACCGCTGGCGGGCGAAGTGTTGCTGGACGGCAAAAATATTCACACCATTCCCACCAAGGCCCTCGCCCGCCAGATCGGCCTGCTGCCCCAGCACGCGATCGTGCCGGACAACATCACCGTGGCCGATCTCGTCGCGCGCGGCCGCTACCCGCACCAAAGCCTACTGCGCCAGTGGAGTGAGGGAGATCAGGCGGCGGTCGAACAGGCGATGCAGGCCACTAACGTCAGCGCGTTGGCGGACTGCAGCGTGGACGAGCTTTCCGGCGGACAGCGTCAGCGGGTCTGGATTGCGATGGTGCTGGCCCAGCAAACGCCGCTGCTGCTGCTGGATGAACCCACCACGTGGCTGGATATCGCCCATCAGATCGACCTGCTCGATCTGTTCCGCGAGCTGAACCAGCAACGCGGCCATACGCTGGTCGCCGTCCTGCACGACTTGAATCAGGCCTGCCGCTACGCAGACCATCTCATTGTTATGCAGTCGGGCCGCGTGATGGCGCAGGGCGCGCCCGCCGAGATCGTCACTGCTGAGCTGGTGCGCGACGTCTTCGGCATGACCTGCGTGATTATCGACGATCCGGTGTCCCATACGCCGCTGATCGTGCCCTGCGGACGCTATCACCCGGCGCCAAAGGGGCTGTGA
- a CDS encoding amino acid adenylation domain-containing protein, which translates to MSDTLVTPVRQANYLELPLVAAQPGIWMADSIASRRNIFTVAHAIELNGPLDRDDLDTAIRQGLAEADTVHACFILNEDGEPRQRVPTCVTPSDVLAVEWRDLSQQPEAENAAYALMQADLAKELPADGEQPLYRQCVMRVSAEPQRWLWYQRFHHLLLDGFSFDALTRRIVEIYNALRSGKAAAATPFTPFSGVVDEYLTWQSSPACQRAAEFWRKHAADLPAPISLSTEEGLPHSDTVRTWHHQLSFPATPFAALAAHPELEQTQPAEIAMAALAVYLFRMSGEPRLSIGFPFMRRMGSAALSATGPVVNVLPLQLTLSFDMTLTDVTRALLAEIKTVRRHQRYEAEQLRRDLGRVGDQAGLYGPVFNYKVYNAGLALDGAPAVTHVLAMGPVDDLEFNIGVDGDRLQLGLVANPARYDRQTLTAHGERLHHLLSQLAEQPARRIGDLSLLSLEEQQRIDGWSRGPQLAMPDDVASVIDLLRRQAVRQPKAVAITSANEQIDYAALSARVMQLARVLIARGVSADDVVAIAVPRSVDSVVAILAVLASGAAYLPLDLDYPRERLTLMCEDARPVLLLTWRDRLAQMPDLPHTLCLDDDALREECQRVSAAPVGDSDRAQPLCGDHLAYIIYTSGSTGRPKGVMSTHRGLLNLLLSHQHFLFGPAMTRFQQRHGRRLRAGHTASFSFDSSWEPLFCMLMGSELYIFDEELRRDAWALVQQMNQVPVDLLDITPSFFSQLIDAGLLEAEQHQPAFIMIGGEAATPRLWQLMQRQNAIEIHNYYGPSEYTIDTLGASVQAADQPVIGRPVANTHVWLLDARLQPVPVGVPGELYISGPGIARGYLRRPDLTAARFVANPFEPGGVMYRTGDVLRWRPDGQLAFIGRVDHQIKVRGFRVELGEIESALAGLPEVSTAVVIAEPVGVTHRLIGYCSVPDEALRAQPDISARLLAQLGSTLPDYMVPALLMVMDELPLTVNGKIDRQALPKPQAAAVRQGRAAEGEQEVRICEAIATLLRMDAVNADDDFFALGGDSISAMGLATALRRQGWMLRPREIFSERTPAGMARTIGPLAPQSAFPRVAQRGPLTGLPILHWFARHHGVNRRFAHGVWLNVPEEMDAAHTAQALAALIASHPVLAAYTQDERLVVGEPPRHAAASLCRTLAVQGDAEAAAEQAFDEAVGRLDPAQGVMLQAVLLRAEAQSCGLVLVIHHLAVDGVSWRVLLPELRQAAGALLAGQDPTLPEEAYSLHDWSARLQADVPARRDELPFWRAMLPPEVPRLGRRPLDAEQDRQSRQGEQRLLLSAGQTEALLTTLPRCYHAGVEETLLCALAQACARRFRVSRLRLTLESHGRSDHDDRVDLTRTVGWLTAEYPLCLDWSDAEVTQPWQMMRAVKRVLRAVPDRGIGYGVLRYLDEKNADSLAEREAQSAPDILFNYLGRFESGEGEWAPQRNDRRFRDAFAVAQDGEMALSHGLEINLFVDERQGAPRLAIHWGWAEGVFNRDDIDGLHQALAQAADDLLTAALRQPQCAADTLVAADVGLAGVTDDTLAQLSQRHGPLAAVLPLLPLQKGLLFHAQMAADTGSYNSLTRVSLRGPLTAAHLRRALEAVIRHHPQLAARFDSEHAEHPLQLIPLLQDDAHYWPLEVQTLPPMTPEQETAALLALEKAELARDLFHQPQTMLRALLVSHADGERHTLFLNAHHLVVDGWSTPVLLRDLFNVWENATLTPPRVSYGEVVRQLTARDAECSRSLWREVLSDARPTLLFGDGPHDDEVRELTLLPEPELERGLLTLCRQHGLTLNTLMQGVWGLLLSAYSGANDVIFGAPVSGRFGHIDGIDEHIGLFSNTLPVRVKLDPSRSLLSQLGALQTRQIGLVEHDNLGLGEIQQLAGVGTLFDTLLVVENYPDSDALGSSSAGIRCDALNNRGYTHYPLTLLVLPGERLRLLMEYRSCVSQPDRLGRRLMQLLTQLVSQPEQPLCAWALQLPEEQALLARVNNTAHAVPPMTLHEALARQAQRTPHGAALADARHQLTYRQMRHQVALLAERLIDAGVAPGDIVAVALPRSVRLSLALQAIVAVGAAWLPLDTGYPDDRLALMVDDAEPRLVITESALKTRFAALGDTLLFDALEDACRQPRGGTVAISPQHPAYVIYTSGSTGRPKGVVVSHQAIVNRLWWMQDAYRLTHDDVVLQKTPCSFDVSVWEFFWPLMVGARLVMAPPEAHRDPDALTQLINDYAVTTLHFVPSMLAAWIGALETQTDVGCASLRRVFCSGEALSQELAESYQTQIAAPLHNLYGPTEAAVDVTYQPASGDALTCHTAGGVPIGLPVWNTQLRILDSALRPVPLGVAGDLYLCGIQLAQGYLRRPDLTAARFVADPFANGERMYRTGDIARWREDGAVDYLGRSDDQLKIRGQRIELGEIEQALLAQPDVAQAVVCARELGERHGALAGADARQLVAWVIPQEGATLATSVLHQALAQRLPAHMLPVSYVAMTQFPLSANGKLDRKALPSPAGQAQAGRQPETEHERMLAALFGEILTLPTVYADDDFFALGGHSLLAMRLAAEIRRRLGRSLTVGQIMAARSVERIAQRLAGEGAASRHSGGDETLPLRAGDGPTLFCLHPASGYAWQYAGLLRHLTGNYPVVGLQSPRPDGVIAACDSVAAMCERHLATIRRIQPQGPYFLLGYSLGGTLAHGIAARLEAAGEQVAFLGLFDTYPPEGQDWSGPSEEQAQQEVAQEQAEFMAESEEETDEHLRAEKAAMFRDIVANYRDAVQRLSTASTLRYHGEATLFVATGTLPEGMDVQATWAPYVDRLTTYLQPCEHADILSPASLERLGPQLNRRLMPLAERQSR; encoded by the coding sequence GTGTCTGACACTCTCGTCACGCCTGTACGACAGGCAAACTATCTGGAACTACCGCTCGTCGCGGCCCAGCCGGGGATCTGGATGGCGGACAGCATCGCCAGCCGGAGAAATATTTTTACCGTGGCGCATGCCATCGAACTCAACGGCCCGCTGGACCGCGACGATCTGGATACGGCTATTCGGCAAGGACTGGCCGAAGCGGATACGGTTCATGCCTGCTTCATACTGAACGAAGACGGTGAACCTCGGCAGCGTGTGCCGACCTGTGTGACGCCGAGCGACGTGCTGGCAGTCGAGTGGCGGGACCTCAGTCAGCAGCCGGAAGCTGAAAACGCTGCCTATGCATTGATGCAGGCGGATTTGGCGAAAGAACTGCCGGCCGACGGCGAACAGCCTCTGTACCGGCAGTGTGTAATGCGCGTATCGGCAGAGCCACAGCGGTGGCTGTGGTATCAGCGTTTTCACCATCTGCTGCTGGATGGTTTCAGTTTTGACGCGCTCACGCGGCGCATTGTCGAGATTTATAACGCCCTGCGGTCCGGAAAAGCGGCGGCGGCCACCCCGTTTACGCCCTTCAGCGGCGTGGTGGACGAGTATCTGACCTGGCAGTCTTCTCCCGCCTGTCAGCGCGCCGCCGAATTCTGGCGTAAACATGCGGCCGATCTGCCGGCGCCGATCTCTTTGTCCACCGAAGAGGGGCTGCCTCACTCAGACACGGTGCGGACCTGGCATCATCAACTCTCGTTCCCGGCGACGCCGTTTGCCGCGCTGGCGGCGCATCCCGAACTGGAGCAGACCCAACCGGCGGAAATCGCCATGGCGGCGCTGGCCGTCTACCTGTTTCGCATGAGCGGAGAACCTCGGCTGTCGATTGGCTTTCCGTTTATGCGCCGTATGGGCTCGGCGGCGCTGTCCGCCACCGGTCCGGTCGTGAACGTATTACCGTTACAGCTAACGCTCTCTTTCGACATGACATTGACGGACGTCACCCGGGCGTTGCTGGCGGAGATCAAAACCGTCCGCCGTCATCAACGCTACGAAGCCGAACAGCTGCGGCGCGATCTGGGGCGGGTCGGCGACCAGGCAGGGCTGTACGGGCCGGTCTTCAACTACAAGGTGTACAACGCCGGACTGGCGCTGGACGGCGCGCCCGCCGTCACCCACGTGCTGGCGATGGGCCCGGTGGACGATCTGGAGTTCAACATCGGCGTCGACGGCGACCGCTTACAGTTGGGGCTGGTGGCGAATCCCGCCCGCTATGACCGCCAGACGCTGACTGCGCACGGCGAGCGGCTGCACCACCTGTTGTCTCAGCTGGCGGAACAGCCCGCGCGGCGGATTGGCGATCTGTCGTTGCTGAGCCTCGAAGAGCAGCAGCGGATCGACGGCTGGAGCCGGGGACCGCAGCTTGCGATGCCGGACGATGTCGCTTCAGTCATCGACCTGCTGCGGCGTCAGGCGGTTCGGCAGCCAAAGGCGGTCGCGATCACCAGCGCAAACGAACAGATTGACTATGCGGCGCTGTCGGCGCGGGTGATGCAGCTGGCGCGCGTTCTGATCGCGCGCGGGGTTAGCGCGGACGATGTCGTCGCCATCGCCGTTCCGCGCTCGGTGGACAGCGTGGTGGCGATTCTGGCGGTGTTGGCCAGCGGCGCAGCCTATCTGCCGCTGGATCTGGACTATCCGCGCGAGCGTCTGACGCTGATGTGCGAAGATGCCCGGCCGGTGCTGCTGCTCACCTGGCGGGACCGGCTTGCTCAGATGCCGGACTTGCCGCACACCTTGTGTCTGGACGATGACGCGCTACGGGAGGAATGCCAGAGGGTCTCGGCGGCGCCTGTCGGCGATAGCGATCGTGCGCAGCCGCTGTGCGGCGATCATCTGGCCTACATCATTTATACCTCGGGTTCGACCGGTCGTCCGAAAGGCGTCATGAGCACGCATCGCGGCCTGCTGAACCTGCTGCTGTCCCACCAGCACTTCCTGTTCGGCCCGGCGATGACGCGTTTTCAGCAGCGTCACGGGAGACGGCTGCGCGCCGGTCATACGGCCTCCTTCTCGTTCGACTCCTCCTGGGAACCGCTGTTTTGCATGCTGATGGGCAGCGAGCTTTATATTTTCGATGAAGAGTTGCGTCGCGACGCGTGGGCGCTGGTGCAGCAAATGAATCAGGTGCCGGTGGATTTGCTGGACATCACGCCGTCGTTCTTCTCTCAACTGATCGACGCCGGTCTGCTGGAAGCCGAACAGCATCAGCCCGCCTTTATCATGATCGGCGGCGAGGCTGCCACGCCCAGGCTGTGGCAGCTGATGCAGCGCCAGAACGCCATCGAGATCCATAACTACTACGGCCCGTCGGAGTACACCATCGACACGCTGGGGGCCAGCGTGCAGGCGGCGGACCAGCCTGTGATTGGCCGGCCGGTCGCCAATACGCACGTCTGGCTGCTGGACGCCCGATTGCAGCCAGTACCGGTCGGCGTCCCCGGCGAACTGTATATCTCAGGGCCGGGCATTGCGCGCGGCTATCTGCGTCGCCCGGATCTGACGGCGGCCCGCTTCGTCGCCAATCCCTTTGAGCCGGGCGGGGTGATGTACCGCACCGGGGACGTGCTGCGCTGGCGTCCCGACGGCCAGTTGGCCTTTATCGGCCGTGTCGATCATCAGATTAAAGTGCGCGGTTTCCGCGTGGAACTGGGCGAGATCGAAAGCGCGCTGGCGGGATTGCCGGAAGTCAGCACCGCCGTGGTGATCGCCGAGCCGGTAGGCGTGACGCACCGCCTGATTGGCTACTGTTCGGTGCCGGACGAGGCGCTGCGCGCGCAGCCGGATATCTCTGCCCGCCTGTTGGCGCAGTTAGGCAGCACGCTGCCGGACTATATGGTGCCGGCGCTGCTGATGGTGATGGACGAGCTGCCGCTCACGGTGAACGGCAAAATTGACCGTCAGGCATTGCCGAAACCGCAGGCGGCGGCCGTTCGGCAGGGCAGGGCCGCCGAGGGCGAGCAGGAAGTGCGGATTTGCGAAGCCATCGCGACGCTGTTGCGGATGGATGCGGTCAACGCGGACGACGACTTCTTTGCGCTGGGGGGCGACAGCATCTCGGCGATGGGGCTGGCGACGGCGTTGCGCCGTCAGGGCTGGATGCTGCGTCCGCGTGAAATTTTCTCGGAACGCACGCCCGCCGGGATGGCGCGAACGATAGGCCCGTTGGCGCCACAGTCGGCGTTCCCGCGCGTCGCTCAACGCGGTCCGCTGACGGGGCTGCCGATCCTGCACTGGTTTGCGCGACATCACGGCGTCAACCGCCGTTTCGCTCACGGGGTCTGGCTTAACGTCCCCGAAGAAATGGATGCCGCGCACACGGCGCAGGCGCTGGCGGCGCTGATCGCCAGCCATCCCGTACTGGCGGCTTATACGCAGGACGAACGGCTGGTGGTGGGGGAACCTCCTCGTCACGCGGCGGCGTCGCTCTGTCGCACACTTGCAGTGCAAGGCGATGCCGAGGCCGCGGCCGAGCAGGCGTTTGATGAAGCGGTCGGCCGTCTCGATCCGGCGCAGGGCGTGATGTTGCAGGCCGTGCTGCTGCGCGCAGAGGCGCAATCGTGCGGACTGGTGCTGGTCATTCATCATCTGGCGGTCGACGGCGTTTCCTGGCGTGTGCTGCTGCCGGAGCTGCGGCAGGCCGCCGGCGCTCTACTGGCGGGACAGGATCCGACGTTGCCCGAGGAGGCGTATTCGCTGCATGACTGGTCGGCGCGGCTGCAGGCGGATGTTCCCGCGCGTCGCGACGAACTGCCGTTCTGGCGCGCCATGCTGCCGCCGGAGGTTCCTCGACTGGGACGGCGTCCGCTGGATGCGGAACAGGACCGCCAATCTCGTCAGGGTGAACAGCGTTTGCTGCTGAGCGCGGGCCAGACCGAAGCGCTGTTGACCACGCTGCCGCGCTGTTATCACGCCGGGGTGGAAGAGACGCTGCTGTGCGCGCTGGCGCAGGCCTGCGCCCGGCGGTTTAGGGTTTCCCGGCTGCGTCTGACGCTGGAGTCGCACGGTCGCAGCGACCACGACGACCGGGTGGATCTGACGCGCACCGTCGGCTGGCTGACGGCGGAATATCCCCTGTGTCTCGACTGGTCTGACGCGGAGGTCACCCAGCCGTGGCAGATGATGCGCGCGGTGAAACGCGTGCTGCGGGCCGTGCCGGATCGCGGTATCGGCTACGGCGTACTGCGCTATCTGGACGAGAAGAATGCGGATTCTCTTGCCGAGCGGGAAGCGCAGAGCGCCCCCGACATTCTGTTTAACTATCTGGGCCGGTTCGAGTCAGGCGAGGGCGAGTGGGCGCCGCAGCGCAACGACCGACGTTTCCGTGATGCCTTTGCCGTCGCGCAGGACGGAGAGATGGCGCTGAGCCACGGTCTGGAAATCAACCTCTTCGTCGATGAGCGTCAGGGCGCGCCGAGGTTGGCGATCCACTGGGGCTGGGCCGAGGGCGTATTTAACCGCGACGATATCGATGGGCTGCATCAGGCGCTGGCGCAGGCGGCGGACGATCTGCTGACCGCCGCGCTCCGACAACCGCAGTGTGCGGCGGATACGTTGGTCGCCGCCGACGTCGGTCTTGCTGGCGTGACGGATGACACGCTGGCGCAGCTCAGTCAACGGCATGGCCCGCTGGCGGCCGTCTTACCGCTGCTGCCGTTGCAGAAAGGACTGCTGTTCCACGCGCAAATGGCGGCGGATACCGGCAGCTATAACTCGCTCACCCGGGTGTCGCTGCGCGGGCCGCTGACCGCCGCCCACCTCCGTCGGGCGCTGGAGGCCGTCATCCGTCATCATCCGCAGCTGGCCGCCCGTTTCGACAGCGAACATGCCGAGCATCCGCTCCAGCTGATCCCGCTACTACAGGACGACGCCCACTATTGGCCGCTTGAGGTACAGACCCTCCCGCCGATGACGCCGGAGCAGGAAACCGCCGCGCTGCTGGCGTTGGAAAAAGCGGAGCTGGCGCGGGATCTGTTCCATCAGCCGCAGACCATGCTACGCGCGCTGCTGGTCAGCCATGCCGACGGTGAACGCCACACGCTGTTTCTCAACGCGCATCATTTGGTCGTCGACGGCTGGTCGACGCCGGTGCTGCTGCGCGATCTCTTCAACGTATGGGAAAACGCGACATTGACGCCGCCTCGCGTCAGTTATGGCGAGGTCGTGCGGCAGTTGACGGCGCGGGATGCCGAATGCTCTCGCTCACTGTGGCGCGAAGTGTTGAGTGATGCGCGGCCGACGCTGCTGTTTGGCGACGGGCCGCATGACGATGAGGTGCGCGAGCTGACGCTGCTGCCGGAGCCTGAGTTGGAGCGCGGACTGCTGACGCTGTGCCGCCAGCACGGGCTGACGCTGAATACGCTGATGCAGGGCGTGTGGGGCCTGCTACTTAGCGCCTACAGCGGGGCGAACGACGTGATTTTCGGCGCGCCGGTGTCCGGGCGTTTCGGGCACATAGACGGTATCGACGAGCACATCGGGCTGTTCAGCAACACGTTGCCGGTGCGGGTCAAACTCGACCCGTCGCGCTCGCTGCTGAGCCAGCTGGGCGCGCTGCAAACGCGGCAGATCGGGCTTGTCGAGCACGATAATCTGGGGCTGGGCGAAATCCAGCAGTTGGCCGGCGTCGGCACTTTATTCGACACGCTGCTGGTGGTGGAAAACTACCCCGACAGCGATGCATTGGGCAGCAGTTCGGCGGGGATTCGCTGCGACGCGCTCAATAACCGCGGCTACACGCACTATCCGTTGACGCTGCTGGTGCTGCCGGGGGAACGTCTGCGGCTGCTGATGGAGTACCGCTCCTGCGTATCGCAGCCGGATCGGCTAGGCCGACGGCTGATGCAGCTGTTGACGCAGTTGGTGAGTCAGCCGGAACAGCCGCTCTGCGCCTGGGCTCTGCAACTGCCGGAGGAGCAGGCGCTGCTGGCCAGGGTGAATAACACGGCGCACGCGGTGCCGCCGATGACGCTGCACGAGGCGCTGGCGCGTCAGGCGCAGCGGACGCCGCACGGCGCGGCATTGGCGGATGCTCGGCATCAACTGACCTACCGGCAGATGCGCCATCAGGTCGCGCTGCTGGCCGAACGGCTGATTGACGCGGGTGTCGCTCCCGGCGATATCGTCGCCGTGGCGCTGCCGCGTTCAGTCCGGCTATCGCTGGCGCTGCAGGCCATCGTCGCCGTCGGCGCAGCCTGGCTGCCTCTGGATACCGGGTATCCGGACGACCGGCTGGCGCTGATGGTGGACGATGCCGAGCCTCGGTTGGTGATCACGGAATCCGCGCTGAAAACGCGCTTTGCGGCGCTTGGCGACACGCTGCTGTTCGACGCGCTGGAAGACGCGTGCCGCCAGCCACGGGGGGGGACTGTGGCTATTTCACCGCAACACCCGGCCTACGTCATCTACACCTCCGGGTCGACCGGGCGACCCAAAGGCGTGGTGGTCAGTCATCAGGCCATCGTTAACCGGCTGTGGTGGATGCAGGACGCTTACCGGCTGACCCATGACGACGTGGTGTTGCAGAAGACGCCCTGTAGTTTCGACGTGTCGGTGTGGGAGTTCTTCTGGCCGTTGATGGTCGGCGCGAGGTTGGTAATGGCGCCGCCGGAAGCGCATCGCGATCCGGACGCGCTGACCCAGTTGATTAACGACTACGCCGTGACCACGCTGCACTTTGTGCCGTCGATGCTGGCGGCCTGGATCGGCGCGCTGGAAACGCAGACGGACGTCGGATGCGCCAGCCTGCGCCGCGTGTTCTGTAGCGGCGAGGCGTTGTCGCAGGAACTGGCGGAAAGCTATCAGACGCAAATTGCAGCGCCGCTCCACAACCTGTATGGGCCGACGGAAGCGGCGGTGGACGTGACCTATCAACCCGCATCGGGGGATGCGTTGACCTGCCATACGGCGGGCGGCGTGCCTATTGGTCTGCCGGTGTGGAACACCCAACTCCGGATTTTGGACAGCGCCCTGCGACCGGTGCCTTTGGGTGTGGCGGGCGATCTCTATCTGTGCGGGATCCAGCTCGCGCAGGGCTATTTGCGCCGGCCGGATCTGACCGCCGCGCGTTTTGTGGCCGACCCGTTCGCCAATGGCGAGCGCATGTATCGCACCGGCGATATCGCCCGCTGGCGCGAAGACGGCGCGGTGGACTATCTGGGACGCAGCGACGACCAGTTGAAGATCCGTGGACAACGCATCGAGCTGGGCGAGATCGAACAGGCGCTGTTGGCGCAGCCCGACGTGGCGCAGGCGGTGGTTTGCGCGCGGGAGCTGGGCGAACGCCACGGCGCGCTGGCGGGGGCCGACGCGCGCCAACTGGTGGCCTGGGTGATCCCGCAGGAGGGCGCGACGCTGGCGACGAGCGTGTTGCATCAGGCGCTGGCGCAGCGGCTGCCCGCCCACATGCTGCCGGTCAGTTATGTCGCGATGACGCAGTTCCCGCTTAGCGCCAACGGCAAGCTCGATCGCAAGGCGCTGCCGTCTCCGGCGGGACAGGCGCAGGCGGGCCGTCAGCCGGAAACGGAGCATGAGCGCATGCTGGCGGCGCTGTTCGGCGAGATTTTGACGCTGCCGACAGTGTATGCCGACGATGACTTCTTCGCGCTGGGCGGGCACTCGCTGCTGGCGATGAGGCTGGCGGCGGAAATTCGCCGTCGTTTGGGGCGTTCGCTGACGGTCGGTCAGATCATGGCGGCGCGCAGCGTGGAACGGATCGCGCAACGGCTGGCGGGCGAGGGCGCCGCATCGCGTCACAGCGGCGGGGATGAAACGCTGCCGCTGCGCGCCGGCGACGGCCCGACCTTGTTCTGCCTGCACCCTGCGTCCGGGTACGCCTGGCAGTATGCTGGTCTGCTGCGCCATCTGACGGGGAATTATCCTGTCGTCGGGCTGCAGTCGCCGCGTCCGGACGGCGTTATCGCCGCCTGTGATTCGGTGGCGGCGATGTGCGAACGGCACCTGGCGACGATCCGCCGCATACAGCCGCAGGGCCCGTACTTCCTGCTGGGATACTCGCTGGGCGGCACGCTGGCGCACGGCATCGCCGCGCGTCTGGAGGCCGCGGGCGAGCAGGTGGCGTTCCTCGGCCTGTTCGACACCTATCCGCCCGAAGGGCAGGACTGGAGCGGACCGAGCGAGGAGCAGGCGCAGCAGGAGGTGGCACAGGAGCAGGCCGAATTTATGGCCGAGTCGGAAGAAGAAACGGACGAGCATCTGCGCGCGGAAAAAGCGGCGATGTTCCGCGATATCGTGGCGAACTACCGCGATGCGGTGCAACGGCTCTCTACGGCGTCCACGCTGCGCTATCACGGTGAGGCGACGCTGTTCGTCGCCACCGGTACATTGCCGGAAGGGATGGACGTGCAGGCGACCTGGGCGCCGTATGTCGATCGTCTGACGACCTATCTCCAGCCTTGTGAGCACGCGGACATCCTGTCGCCCGCCTCGCTGGAGCGACTGGGGCCGCAGCTGAATCGACGGCTGATGCCGCTGGCCGAGCGCCAATCACGGTAG
- a CDS encoding MbtH family protein: protein MSQEQPNPFDDDSLAFLVLMNAQEQYSLWPSFAAVPAGWGTVYGPGDRSACLNWIETQWQDMRPAGLRQDER from the coding sequence ATGAGTCAGGAACAACCCAACCCGTTCGATGATGACAGTCTCGCGTTTCTGGTGCTGATGAACGCACAGGAGCAGTACAGCCTCTGGCCGTCGTTTGCAGCCGTTCCCGCAGGATGGGGTACCGTCTACGGGCCGGGCGACCGCTCGGCCTGCCTGAACTGGATTGAAACTCAGTGGCAGGATATGCGTCCCGCCGGCCTGCGGCAGGATGAGAGGTAA